The following are encoded in a window of Pseudomonas graminis genomic DNA:
- a CDS encoding glycosyltransferase: MNSVPLVSIVIPAYNPHFFQTALASALTQSYERLEVIVCDDSRGNEISDIVDSLKALTTVELRYVRNPQRLGFVGNLLHCLSQATGEYVKFLCDDDRLFPGCITMQAQAFDANADVNLVLAQRFLWDADSIQLPSRLENTPVAPKNSLFLGTDMLAIFENFPSNFLGSFSSAMFRRADLDELLPALTGSGQGFVAMLDLALYTCLLRRGNLIVLNQVLSVERLHPERLSRQQAMRTAAASELTWLVDMLKARTSEPPPAQGWVRYVELEHADRLPRVWEELALSRTLGSQQAVLPLKVGVDSQSFAELYAQWLACRTFTDHQKVLLPDRLRRLPMQPKIVAVVIDEHGSSARRNLTLDSLAAQFYPPELTVMLTGSVTEPERDERLFKLPLQADWAEQLNGVLAQLEGADWFYLLRAGDRLVAPALLTLADRIATSPELRCLYSDEGALREGESAEPVFKPAFNLDFLRSYPYVGRALVFERQRFIALGGFDAGFGELAPHDVIWRLVESDGAEVIGHVADLLVESQFALGQWLGSDGVIEQNPRVVQAHLQRCGIAHQMRQGNQPLLNRIDYLHGQAPRVSIIVSHRNQLAVLQRCFESLLEKTAYAHYELLIADNASDSPEALAWLKGLASMGSDKVRVLYSAERLSLTALRNFAAGQARGEYLLMLNPYAVVTQGDWLDELLTHAQRPEVGVVGGKLFDANGAIVHAGVILGLQNSAATPFYGESLGASGYMQRLQVVQDLSAVGGDCLMVRTSVFKQVGALDADAFADSFSEVDLCLRVRQHGYLVVWTPFAVMALGTAPVAAADDQAQQRQTRELETLYLRWLPIIARDPAYNPSLTLDAYSFRLDPGLRTGWSTFSERSLPSVLALPMNATAVGHYRVTQPFIELSAADRIIGQIAYDAPTTIELERRTPDVIVLQGRYHEASMEDTVRLKTFSNARRIFELDDYVISVPKKNAHGRHMPTNLEAVVKRGISLCDRVVVSTHALGNALSSMHHDIRVVPNMLAPHLWTGRRAQRRTSFKPRVGWGGGTSHGGDLEVIAQVIRELADEVDWVFFGMCPQELRPYLKEFHAAVSLEAYPAKLSSLNLDLALAPLEYHIFNDCKSNLRLLEYGACGYPVICTDTEAYRGYLPCTRLTANTTEEWLEAIRMHLADPQASYRMGDELHDVVMRDFMLRGDNLQYWVNGWLAD, translated from the coding sequence GTGAATTCAGTTCCCCTCGTCAGTATCGTCATCCCTGCCTACAACCCCCATTTTTTCCAGACGGCCCTGGCCAGCGCCTTGACCCAGAGCTACGAGCGTCTTGAAGTCATCGTTTGCGATGATTCGCGTGGCAACGAAATCAGCGACATCGTCGACAGTCTGAAAGCCCTGACCACGGTCGAACTGCGCTACGTGCGCAACCCGCAGCGCCTGGGTTTCGTCGGCAATCTGTTGCACTGCCTGTCTCAGGCCACGGGCGAGTACGTCAAGTTTCTGTGTGACGATGATCGCCTGTTTCCCGGCTGTATCACGATGCAGGCGCAGGCATTTGATGCCAACGCCGACGTCAATCTGGTGCTGGCCCAGCGCTTTCTGTGGGACGCCGACAGCATTCAGTTGCCATCCCGTCTGGAAAACACTCCGGTTGCGCCCAAGAACTCGCTGTTCCTCGGCACGGACATGCTGGCGATTTTCGAGAATTTCCCGTCCAACTTCCTGGGCAGCTTCAGCAGCGCGATGTTTCGCCGCGCGGACCTTGATGAGCTGCTGCCCGCCCTGACCGGCAGCGGCCAGGGCTTCGTCGCCATGCTGGATCTGGCGCTTTACACCTGCCTGCTGCGTCGCGGCAATCTGATCGTGCTCAATCAAGTCCTGAGCGTCGAGCGTCTGCACCCGGAGCGCCTCAGTCGGCAGCAAGCCATGCGTACGGCGGCCGCCAGCGAGCTGACCTGGCTGGTGGACATGCTCAAGGCCCGCACCAGCGAGCCTCCGCCCGCCCAGGGCTGGGTGCGTTACGTTGAATTGGAACACGCTGACCGGCTCCCGCGAGTCTGGGAAGAACTGGCGCTGAGTCGTACGCTGGGCAGCCAGCAAGCGGTGCTGCCCCTCAAAGTGGGTGTCGACAGCCAGAGCTTTGCCGAACTGTACGCACAGTGGCTGGCGTGCCGGACCTTCACGGATCACCAGAAAGTTCTGCTGCCAGACCGGCTCCGCCGATTGCCGATGCAGCCGAAAATCGTTGCCGTTGTCATCGACGAGCACGGCAGCAGCGCGCGACGCAACCTCACGCTTGACAGCCTGGCCGCGCAGTTCTATCCCCCGGAGCTGACGGTGATGCTCACGGGATCGGTCACCGAGCCTGAGCGGGACGAGCGCCTGTTCAAACTGCCATTGCAGGCCGATTGGGCCGAACAGCTGAATGGCGTGCTGGCGCAACTGGAAGGGGCCGACTGGTTTTACCTGCTGCGTGCCGGTGACCGGCTGGTAGCGCCGGCCCTGCTGACGCTGGCCGATCGGATCGCCACCTCGCCCGAGCTGCGCTGCCTGTACAGCGACGAGGGCGCGTTGCGTGAGGGTGAATCGGCAGAGCCGGTGTTCAAGCCGGCGTTCAACCTGGATTTCCTGCGCAGTTACCCGTACGTCGGCCGAGCCCTTGTATTCGAGCGCCAGCGGTTCATCGCGCTGGGCGGGTTCGATGCCGGATTTGGCGAGCTGGCGCCCCACGATGTGATCTGGCGGCTGGTCGAAAGCGATGGCGCCGAGGTCATCGGGCATGTCGCTGATCTGCTGGTGGAAAGCCAGTTTGCACTGGGTCAGTGGCTCGGCTCGGACGGCGTCATCGAGCAAAACCCGCGGGTGGTGCAGGCGCACTTGCAGCGCTGCGGCATTGCTCACCAGATGCGCCAGGGTAACCAACCGCTGCTCAACCGCATTGATTACCTGCATGGGCAGGCGCCACGGGTGTCCATCATCGTCAGCCATCGCAACCAATTGGCGGTGCTGCAGCGCTGTTTCGAAAGCTTGCTGGAAAAAACCGCGTATGCCCATTACGAGCTGCTGATTGCCGACAACGCCAGCGACAGCCCCGAGGCACTGGCCTGGCTGAAGGGGTTGGCGAGCATGGGCAGCGACAAGGTCCGCGTGCTGTACAGCGCCGAACGTCTCAGTCTGACGGCACTGCGTAACTTCGCAGCCGGTCAGGCGCGCGGCGAGTACCTGCTGATGCTCAATCCCTACGCGGTGGTGACCCAGGGCGACTGGCTGGATGAGTTGTTGACCCACGCACAGCGGCCGGAAGTCGGGGTGGTCGGCGGCAAGCTGTTCGATGCCAATGGCGCCATCGTCCACGCCGGGGTGATCCTTGGTCTGCAGAACTCGGCAGCCACGCCTTTCTACGGTGAGTCTCTGGGTGCGTCGGGCTACATGCAACGGCTGCAAGTGGTTCAGGACTTGAGCGCGGTGGGGGGTGACTGCCTGATGGTGCGCACGTCGGTGTTCAAGCAGGTCGGCGCGCTGGACGCCGACGCGTTCGCCGACTCGTTCAGCGAAGTGGACCTGTGCCTGCGCGTGCGCCAGCACGGTTATCTCGTGGTGTGGACACCGTTCGCGGTCATGGCTCTGGGCACCGCGCCGGTCGCAGCAGCCGACGATCAGGCGCAACAGCGCCAGACCCGCGAGCTGGAAACCCTTTACCTGCGCTGGCTGCCGATCATTGCGCGGGATCCTGCGTACAACCCGAGCCTGACCCTGGACGCTTACAGTTTTCGTCTGGACCCCGGCCTGCGCACCGGCTGGTCGACGTTTTCCGAACGCTCGCTGCCCAGCGTACTGGCCTTGCCGATGAACGCCACGGCCGTCGGCCATTACCGGGTGACCCAGCCGTTCATCGAGCTGTCGGCCGCTGACAGGATCATCGGCCAGATCGCGTATGACGCCCCGACCACGATCGAACTGGAGCGCCGCACGCCCGACGTGATTGTGTTGCAGGGCCGCTATCACGAGGCGTCGATGGAGGACACGGTGCGGCTGAAGACCTTCTCCAATGCCCGGCGCATTTTCGAGCTCGATGACTACGTGATCAGCGTTCCGAAGAAAAACGCCCACGGCCGACACATGCCGACCAACCTGGAGGCCGTGGTCAAGCGCGGCATCAGCCTGTGCGACCGGGTCGTGGTGTCCACCCATGCGCTGGGCAACGCGCTGTCGTCCATGCACCACGACATCCGCGTGGTCCCGAACATGCTGGCACCGCACCTGTGGACCGGCCGCCGGGCCCAGCGCCGGACCTCGTTCAAACCCAGGGTCGGTTGGGGTGGCGGTACCAGCCACGGCGGTGACCTGGAGGTGATCGCCCAGGTCATTCGCGAGCTGGCCGACGAGGTGGACTGGGTGTTCTTCGGCATGTGCCCGCAGGAACTGCGCCCCTATCTCAAGGAGTTTCACGCGGCGGTCAGCCTGGAGGCCTATCCGGCCAAGTTGTCCAGCCTGAATCTGGACCTAGCGCTGGCGCCGCTCGAGTACCACATTTTCAACGACTGCAAGAGCAACCTGCGGCTGCTTGAGTACGGCGCCTGTGGCTATCCGGTCATTTGCACTGATACCGAAGCGTACCGGGGCTATTTGCCCTGCACCCGTCTGACGGCCAACACCACGGAAGAGTGGCTGGAAGCGATCCGCATGCACCTGGCAGACCCGCAGGCCAGCTACCGGATGGGCGACGAGTTGCACGACGTGGTGATGCGCGACTTCATGCTGCGCGGCGACAATCTGCAGTATTGGGTCAACGGCTGGCTGGCCGACTGA
- a CDS encoding flagellar hook-associated protein 3 produces MRISTTQFYETSAANYSRTYANVTKTGDEVASQVKLNTAGDDPVGAGRVLQLQQMGTMLNQYKSNIDTINTGVVQTETALTAVTSAIQRAQELVLAAGNATFTDKDRQANAAELKEVQTQILGLMNSQDADGTYLFSGSKGTTAPYALSTDGTYSYQGDQTRNQLAVGSGITMASNTTGWDAFEQAINTTRTSMTLTSPAVNDNVIALSGGSVTNSAEYNTKFTPGEPYSISFQSSTQFKILDKDGTDVTAEASSAGKFTSTSAANQTVGFRGLQIDLNVNLTDAQYGNSAQADTAVAGHTFTLAVSNSTVSTSRLPGNPSTTVVTDSKVTDQTKFNETFPSGGAIIRFSSATDFALYAAPYDAATSKPVSSGTLTGTPVANQAVASGVTFTFSGSPVALASGDQFTAQPASQQNQNILNTLSSVITALNGKVDGDPVAKQKLQATLTSTIGNLTSAANQINDAVSDGGARAKTATDQSVTNQNLLDNGSNESSSITASDPVDAIARLTLQKTMLQASQLVFTQLSALNLFSKL; encoded by the coding sequence ATGCGTATCTCAACGACCCAGTTTTACGAAACCAGTGCGGCGAACTACTCGCGCACCTACGCCAACGTCACCAAGACCGGCGATGAAGTGGCCAGTCAGGTCAAGCTCAACACCGCTGGCGATGACCCGGTGGGCGCCGGCCGTGTGCTGCAATTGCAGCAAATGGGCACGATGCTCAATCAGTACAAGTCCAACATCGACACCATCAACACCGGTGTCGTGCAGACCGAAACCGCGCTGACCGCCGTGACATCAGCGATTCAACGGGCGCAGGAACTGGTGCTGGCTGCAGGCAACGCGACGTTTACCGACAAAGACCGTCAGGCCAACGCAGCCGAGCTCAAAGAAGTCCAGACGCAGATTCTGGGCCTGATGAACAGCCAGGACGCCGATGGCACCTATCTGTTCTCCGGCTCCAAGGGCACCACGGCGCCCTACGCCCTCAGCACCGACGGCACCTACAGTTATCAGGGCGATCAGACCCGCAATCAGTTGGCAGTCGGCAGTGGCATCACCATGGCCAGCAACACCACTGGCTGGGATGCATTCGAGCAGGCGATCAACACCACGCGCACCTCAATGACCCTGACCTCACCGGCGGTCAATGACAACGTGATCGCGCTGTCCGGTGGCAGCGTGACCAACTCGGCTGAGTACAACACCAAATTCACCCCTGGCGAGCCCTACAGCATCTCGTTCCAGAGCAGCACTCAGTTCAAGATTCTCGACAAGGACGGCACCGACGTCACGGCAGAAGCCTCGTCGGCGGGCAAGTTCACGTCCACCAGCGCCGCCAACCAGACCGTCGGTTTTCGAGGGCTTCAAATTGACCTGAACGTCAATCTGACCGATGCCCAGTACGGCAACTCGGCCCAGGCCGACACCGCCGTGGCCGGCCACACGTTCACGCTGGCGGTGTCCAACAGCACCGTGAGCACGTCGCGTTTGCCGGGAAACCCGTCGACCACGGTGGTCACCGATTCCAAGGTCACCGACCAGACCAAATTCAACGAGACGTTTCCCTCGGGCGGCGCAATCATTCGCTTCAGCAGCGCCACGGATTTTGCGCTGTACGCGGCGCCCTACGATGCTGCCACCAGCAAGCCGGTGTCGAGCGGCACCCTGACCGGCACGCCGGTGGCCAATCAGGCGGTCGCGTCAGGTGTCACGTTCACCTTCAGCGGATCGCCGGTGGCCCTGGCCAGCGGCGACCAGTTCACTGCGCAGCCAGCGAGCCAGCAGAACCAGAACATCCTCAACACCCTGTCCAGCGTCATCACCGCGCTGAACGGCAAGGTCGACGGTGACCCGGTGGCCAAGCAAAAACTGCAGGCCACGCTGACGTCGACGATCGGCAACCTGACCAGCGCTGCCAACCAGATCAACGACGCGGTCAGCGACGGTGGTGCGCGTGCGAAAACAGCGACCGACCAGAGCGTGACCAACCAGAACCTGCTGGACAACGGCTCCAACGAGTCCAGCAGCATCACCGCCTCTGACCCGGTTGACGCCATTGCCCGCCTGACCCTGCAGAAAACCATGTTGCAAGCGTCACAACTGGTCTTCACCCAGCTGTCAGCGCTGAATCTGTTCAGCAAACTGTGA
- the flgK gene encoding flagellar hook-associated protein FlgK, whose amino-acid sequence MSLISIGLSGLTASSAAMTTIGNNTANVDTQGYSRQQVMTTAGAQQNIGVGFIGTGTTLSDVRRIYNGYLDNQLQTSTSLNADATAYLSQASKLDSILSDSSTGVSTVLAKFFTDLGALASKPTDNAARTTFLTSASALAGQFNTISSQMKDQNASINTQLTTATGQVNALASSIATLNKQITEAQSSGGQPNTLLDSRTEAVRQLNELVGAKVVETNGSYDVYIGTGQPLVTGTTANTLSAVPSDSDPSVYALKLKYQNNVVDVSSVVTGGSLGGLLRYRSEVLQPAASELGRLAVVASDQINSQLNQGVDANGNFGSNLFVSVNDPSLTSQRSLANKTNDQSSGNFAVSIANSGALQTNDYQVTFTDASGQYSVKRLPDGKDMGSYNTAATSAPVIDGFSLKFNGTSTEGDSFKISPTKTGADGIKVVMTDPKAIASASPLTGSSIVSKGSGTFTQPVLSTQADIYNPTATADLRNALTASTPMRLLMGDVTNGAQSYSLVDAQGAAVKDKSGNAITGSVVPGSSNDISLEVGYTDSSGAAQSFKLGMTIAGKPNSGDTYSIAMTGAGSSDNRNAVSVGTLQTKQTLDAAAGNGTGMSLSGANANMITTVGSKAAQAKNDTTATTAVLTQAKTARDSVSGVSLDEEAANLVKYQQYYTASSQIIKAAQAIFSTLINSL is encoded by the coding sequence ATGTCACTGATCTCAATCGGGCTTTCGGGACTCACCGCCAGCAGCGCAGCGATGACGACGATCGGCAACAACACTGCCAACGTCGACACGCAGGGCTACTCGCGTCAGCAAGTGATGACCACCGCCGGGGCTCAGCAGAATATCGGCGTCGGTTTCATCGGCACCGGTACGACGTTGTCCGACGTGCGCCGCATCTACAACGGCTACCTCGATAACCAATTGCAGACCAGTACCTCGCTCAACGCCGATGCCACCGCGTACCTGAGCCAGGCCAGCAAGCTCGACTCGATCCTGTCGGACAGCTCGACCGGCGTCAGCACCGTGCTGGCAAAGTTTTTCACTGACCTGGGCGCCCTCGCGTCCAAGCCGACCGACAACGCGGCCCGCACGACGTTTCTGACCAGTGCATCGGCCCTGGCCGGTCAGTTCAACACCATCTCGTCGCAGATGAAGGACCAGAACGCGAGCATCAACACCCAGCTGACCACGGCAACAGGGCAGGTGAACGCACTGGCGTCGTCCATTGCCACCCTCAACAAGCAGATCACCGAGGCCCAGTCTTCCGGCGGTCAGCCCAATACGTTGCTCGATTCGCGTACCGAAGCGGTACGCCAGTTGAATGAACTGGTGGGCGCCAAGGTCGTTGAAACCAACGGCAGCTATGACGTTTATATCGGCACCGGCCAGCCGCTGGTGACGGGCACCACCGCCAACACATTGAGCGCAGTGCCGAGCGACAGCGACCCGAGCGTGTACGCGCTGAAACTGAAATATCAGAACAACGTCGTCGATGTCTCAAGCGTGGTGACCGGCGGCTCCCTGGGCGGCCTGCTGCGGTATCGCAGTGAAGTGCTGCAGCCAGCCGCCAGCGAGCTGGGCCGTCTGGCGGTGGTCGCCTCCGATCAGATCAACAGCCAGCTCAACCAGGGTGTGGACGCCAACGGCAATTTCGGCAGCAATCTGTTCGTCAGCGTTAATGACCCAAGCCTGACCAGCCAGCGCAGCCTTGCCAACAAGACCAACGATCAGTCGTCGGGCAACTTCGCGGTGTCCATTGCCAACAGCGGCGCGCTGCAGACCAACGATTATCAGGTGACCTTCACCGATGCCAGCGGCCAGTACAGCGTCAAGCGTCTGCCGGACGGCAAGGACATGGGTTCTTACAATACCGCCGCCACCTCGGCGCCGGTCATCGACGGCTTCTCGCTGAAATTCAACGGCACCTCCACCGAGGGTGACAGCTTCAAGATCAGCCCGACCAAAACCGGCGCTGACGGCATCAAGGTGGTGATGACCGACCCGAAAGCCATCGCCTCGGCCAGTCCGCTGACCGGTAGCTCCATCGTGAGCAAAGGCTCGGGCACGTTCACCCAGCCCGTGTTGTCGACCCAGGCCGACATCTACAATCCGACGGCCACTGCCGATCTGCGCAATGCGCTCACAGCGTCGACGCCGATGCGTTTGCTCATGGGCGATGTCACCAATGGTGCTCAGAGCTACTCGCTGGTCGATGCTCAAGGTGCGGCGGTCAAAGACAAGTCAGGCAACGCGATCACCGGCTCTGTGGTTCCAGGCTCGTCCAACGACATCAGTCTGGAAGTGGGCTACACCGACTCGTCGGGGGCGGCGCAGTCGTTCAAATTGGGGATGACCATCGCCGGGAAGCCCAACAGCGGCGACACCTACAGCATCGCGATGACCGGCGCCGGGTCCTCGGACAACCGCAACGCGGTATCGGTGGGGACCCTGCAAACCAAACAGACCCTCGACGCCGCAGCGGGCAACGGCACCGGCATGAGCCTGAGCGGTGCCAACGCCAACATGATCACCACGGTGGGCAGCAAGGCCGCCCAGGCCAAGAATGACACCACGGCGACCACCGCAGTGTTGACCCAGGCCAAGACCGCGCGCGACAGCGTTTCCGGTGTGTCGCTGGATGAAGAAGCCGCCAACCTGGTCAAGTATCAGCAGTACTACACCGCCTCGTCGCAGATCATCAAAGCGGCTCAAGCCATTTTCAGCACGCTGATCAACAGTCTTTAA
- the flgJ gene encoding flagellar assembly peptidoglycan hydrolase FlgJ → MSIPSGGVSSGDSGAYTDLNRLTAMKTGDRDSEGNLKKVAQEFESLFVSQMLKAMRSANEVLAKDNPMNTAATRQYQDMYDQQLSVSMSREGGGIGLQDVLMRQLSKNKGAEIAPASTGLVSGGKTEAKVDGKADAPAQAGLATRIAQRPLWASRAVTAPDAGDGAVHNDVAALNSRRLSLPSKLSDRIMAGIVPNASGAQDPAASATTLKNRIAVSNAVAAAKSAGSQGNGDWTVGPQYAADADAYVRSRVQTPLAPGKSAFANKDDFVATMMPLAKDAAARIGVDPSVLVAQAALETGWGKSIMRQSDGGSSYNLFGIKAQGGWKGPEARAITSEFRDGQMVKETADFRAYDSYASSFHDLVSFLQNNSRYKETLKSADSPEQFVKELQKAGYATDPSYASKISQIAKQMKSYQTYASASGSSTTL, encoded by the coding sequence ATGAGCATTCCAAGCGGCGGCGTTTCTTCCGGTGATTCAGGTGCGTATACCGACCTCAATCGTCTGACGGCCATGAAAACCGGTGATCGCGACAGCGAGGGCAACCTCAAGAAAGTCGCGCAGGAATTCGAGTCGCTGTTCGTCAGCCAGATGCTCAAGGCCATGCGTTCGGCCAACGAGGTGCTTGCCAAGGACAACCCGATGAACACTGCGGCGACGCGGCAGTATCAGGACATGTACGACCAGCAACTGTCGGTGAGCATGTCCCGGGAGGGTGGCGGCATCGGTCTGCAGGACGTGCTGATGCGTCAACTGTCGAAAAACAAGGGCGCTGAAATTGCACCGGCCAGCACCGGGCTGGTGTCCGGTGGCAAAACGGAGGCGAAGGTCGACGGCAAAGCCGACGCGCCTGCGCAAGCCGGCCTGGCCACGCGTATCGCTCAACGCCCGCTGTGGGCCAGCCGTGCGGTGACAGCTCCGGACGCCGGCGACGGCGCGGTGCATAACGACGTGGCGGCGCTCAACTCCCGTCGCCTGTCGCTGCCAAGCAAGCTGAGCGACCGCATCATGGCCGGTATCGTGCCGAATGCATCGGGTGCCCAGGACCCTGCCGCCAGCGCCACCACACTGAAAAACCGGATTGCCGTTTCCAATGCCGTGGCCGCCGCGAAGAGCGCGGGCTCCCAGGGCAATGGCGACTGGACGGTCGGGCCGCAATACGCCGCGGATGCCGACGCTTATGTGCGCAGCCGCGTGCAGACGCCGCTGGCGCCGGGCAAGAGCGCGTTCGCCAACAAAGACGACTTCGTCGCCACGATGATGCCGTTGGCCAAAGACGCCGCGGCCCGCATTGGCGTCGACCCAAGCGTGCTGGTGGCCCAGGCCGCGCTGGAAACCGGCTGGGGCAAATCGATCATGCGTCAGTCCGATGGCGGCAGCAGCTACAACCTGTTCGGCATCAAGGCCCAGGGCGGCTGGAAAGGACCGGAAGCACGTGCAATTACCAGTGAGTTCCGCGACGGCCAGATGGTCAAGGAAACGGCGGATTTCCGTGCCTACGACTCGTACGCCAGCAGCTTCCACGACCTGGTGAGCTTCCTGCAGAACAACAGTCGCTATAAAGAAACCCTGAAATCAGCCGATAGCCCGGAACAGTTTGTGAAAGAGCTGCAGAAAGCCGGATACGCAACCGACCCGTCCTATGCCAGCAAGATTTCTCAGATAGCGAAACAGATGAAGAGCTACCAGACCTACGCATCCGCCTCGGGCTCTTCCACGACTTTATAA
- a CDS encoding flagellar basal body P-ring protein FlgI, which translates to MITFKQLIAAVLLFTTALGAHAERLKDIASISGVRTNQLIGYGLVVGLNGTGDQTTQTPFTLQTFNNMLSQFGIKVPAGSGTVQLKNVAAVAVYADLPPFAKPGQQIDITVSSIGNSKSLRGGALLMTPMKGIDGNVYAVAQGNLVVGGFDAEGRDGSKITVNVPSSGRIPGGASVERAVPSGFNQGNSLTLNLNRNDFTTAKRIVDKINDMLGPGVAQALDGGSVRVTAPLDPNQRVDYLSVLENLEIDPGQTSAKVIINSRTGTIVIGQNVKVSPAAVTHGSLTVTITEDPIVSQPGAFSNGQTAVVPRSKINAQQEMHPMFKFGPGTTLDEIVRAVNQVGAAPGDLMAILEALKQAGALQADLIVI; encoded by the coding sequence ATGATCACGTTCAAGCAACTGATAGCGGCAGTGCTGCTGTTCACCACCGCACTGGGCGCCCACGCCGAGCGCCTGAAGGACATCGCCAGCATTTCCGGCGTACGGACCAACCAGTTGATCGGTTACGGTCTGGTGGTGGGGCTCAACGGCACGGGTGACCAGACCACCCAGACGCCGTTCACCCTGCAGACCTTCAACAACATGCTCTCGCAGTTCGGCATCAAGGTGCCGGCGGGCTCGGGCACCGTGCAGCTGAAAAACGTCGCGGCCGTGGCCGTGTACGCCGACCTGCCGCCGTTCGCCAAACCGGGTCAGCAGATCGACATCACCGTATCGTCCATCGGTAACTCGAAAAGCCTGCGCGGCGGTGCCCTGCTGATGACCCCGATGAAAGGTATCGACGGCAACGTCTATGCCGTGGCCCAGGGCAACCTGGTGGTCGGCGGCTTTGATGCCGAAGGCCGCGACGGTTCGAAGATCACCGTCAACGTGCCGTCTTCCGGGCGCATTCCAGGTGGTGCATCGGTTGAACGTGCCGTGCCGAGTGGCTTCAACCAGGGCAACTCCCTGACCCTGAACCTCAATCGCAACGACTTCACCACCGCCAAGCGCATCGTCGACAAGATCAACGACATGCTTGGCCCTGGCGTGGCTCAGGCGCTGGACGGCGGCTCTGTGCGGGTCACCGCGCCGCTGGACCCCAACCAGCGTGTTGATTACCTCTCGGTGCTGGAAAACCTGGAAATCGATCCGGGCCAGACCTCCGCCAAAGTCATCATCAACTCGCGCACGGGTACCATCGTCATCGGCCAGAACGTCAAGGTTTCGCCGGCAGCCGTCACCCACGGCAGCCTGACCGTGACCATCACCGAAGACCCGATCGTCAGTCAGCCGGGCGCGTTCTCCAACGGCCAGACTGCTGTAGTCCCGCGCTCGAAGATCAACGCCCAGCAGGAAATGCACCCGATGTTCAAGTTCGGTCCGGGCACCACGCTGGATGAAATTGTCCGCGCGGTTAACCAGGTGGGCGCAGCGCCAGGCGACTTGATGGCGATTCTCGAAGCACTGAAACAGGCTGGCGCGTTGCAAGCCGACCTGATTGTGATTTAA
- the flgH gene encoding flagellar basal body L-ring protein FlgH: protein MKRLSVLRLSLLAAPVCGIALLTGCVAPAAKPNDPYYAPVLPRTPLPSAASNGSIYQAGFEQNLYGDRKAYRVGDIITITLSERMAASKAASSGISKTSKTSLGLTSLFGAGVSTNNPVGGGNLSLDAGYSGDRATKGDGKAAQSNSLTGSITVTVADVMPNGILLVRGEKWMTLNTGDELVRIAGLIRADDIATDNTVSSTRIADARITYSGTGAFADSSQPGWFDRFFLSPLFPF from the coding sequence ATGAAACGGCTCTCTGTATTGCGGCTTTCCCTGTTGGCAGCTCCTGTGTGCGGTATCGCGCTGCTGACCGGCTGCGTTGCGCCTGCGGCCAAACCCAATGACCCTTATTACGCGCCGGTGTTGCCGCGCACGCCGCTGCCATCAGCGGCCAGCAACGGTTCGATTTATCAGGCCGGTTTCGAACAGAACCTTTATGGCGACCGCAAAGCGTATCGGGTGGGTGACATCATCACCATCACCCTGTCCGAGCGCATGGCCGCCAGCAAGGCCGCCAGTTCCGGCATCAGCAAGACCAGTAAAACCAGCCTCGGCCTGACCTCGCTGTTTGGCGCGGGCGTGAGCACCAATAACCCCGTGGGCGGCGGCAACCTCAGCCTGGACGCCGGCTACAGCGGCGACCGCGCCACCAAGGGCGATGGCAAGGCCGCGCAAAGCAACAGCCTGACCGGCTCGATCACCGTGACCGTCGCTGACGTGATGCCCAACGGCATTTTGCTGGTGCGCGGCGAGAAGTGGATGACCCTGAACACCGGTGACGAACTGGTGCGCATCGCCGGCCTGATTCGCGCCGACGACATCGCCACCGACAACACCGTGTCGTCGACCCGTATTGCCGATGCACGCATCACTTATTCCGGTACAGGCGCGTTTGCCGATTCCAGTCAGCCAGGCTGGTTCGACCGATTCTTCCTCAGCCCGTTGTTCCCTTTCTGA